In Streptomyces sp. NBC_01426, one genomic interval encodes:
- a CDS encoding GntR family transcriptional regulator: MTAFAPDSLVLNRKLPLWYQVSQSLRASILGRAPDASLRLPTEEQLAGHYGVSVLTMRQALKELEGEGLISRHRRRGTFIEPGARRGAPVRLLGSVDAIVAQQSGERTTILGHERTAVSGELLEHFPDTSELVTYRRLRHDSVSGEPTNWAENAVRTELAESIDLADLERFPMTKVLRDLVGVKISRITDTVEARLADPETAALLQVPLLSPILHYTGVTYDDEGRVVDVARIRYRGDRFSFTVTVDAH, from the coding sequence GTGACCGCCTTCGCCCCCGACTCCCTGGTACTGAACCGGAAGTTGCCGCTCTGGTACCAGGTGTCCCAGTCGCTGCGCGCCTCGATACTGGGGCGCGCCCCGGACGCCTCGCTGCGCCTGCCCACCGAGGAGCAGTTGGCCGGGCACTACGGGGTGAGCGTGCTGACGATGCGCCAAGCCCTCAAGGAGTTGGAGGGCGAGGGCCTGATCAGTCGGCACCGGCGGCGCGGAACGTTCATCGAGCCGGGGGCGCGGCGCGGGGCCCCGGTGCGGTTGTTGGGTTCGGTCGACGCGATCGTGGCCCAGCAGTCGGGTGAGCGCACGACGATTCTCGGTCATGAGCGGACGGCGGTGTCCGGGGAGCTGCTGGAGCACTTCCCGGACACGTCGGAGCTGGTCACGTACCGGCGGCTGCGCCACGACAGCGTGAGCGGCGAGCCGACGAACTGGGCGGAGAACGCGGTCCGCACGGAGCTGGCCGAGTCCATCGATCTGGCCGACCTGGAACGGTTCCCGATGACCAAGGTCCTCCGTGACCTCGTCGGGGTGAAGATCAGCCGGATCACGGACACCGTCGAGGCGCGGCTCGCGGACCCGGAGACGGCGGCGCTGCTCCAGGTCCCGCTGCTGAGCCCGATCCTGCACTACACGGGCGTGACGTACGACGACGAGGGCCGGGTGGTGGACGTGGCCCGCATCCGCTACCGCGGCGACCGGTTCTCCTTCACGGTGACGGTCGACGCGCACTGA
- a CDS encoding type ISP restriction/modification enzyme: MSDDVPLLDDLMPWAVGSLRLGRGWVTAPEPSTLRARWTALAGAEGAERERLFRPTRARTPASGAAALPGQRSASTARFAEAPGPFPEPVRVLTAAFDEQWLLPDQRLIDRARPELWRVRDAHQLFVVETPEPLVTAHLPAGRLGRIRPLHRRPGGAEPNLAPGLLHLLGERLGGWVTPEDVLCWVLAAGRPGARGAYEVPLAADPERWRAGLELGQRLLTVQLRGARGGEPPRLPGGRRPYVRSAVTAWPPELSYDPDTETLGLGDGTISPVPPGAWEQESQGERVLESWFAARTAHRSDGVDGLEALGPGEWPQSWTSELLALVTSLSLLADLAPERAAFEPGPSITATELEALGVLPPPRGARRPASVLDHREEGPGGQFALL; the protein is encoded by the coding sequence GTGAGCGACGACGTACCGCTGCTGGACGATCTGATGCCCTGGGCCGTGGGTTCCCTGCGTCTGGGGCGGGGCTGGGTGACGGCCCCCGAGCCCTCGACCCTGCGGGCCCGCTGGACGGCCCTGGCCGGCGCCGAAGGGGCCGAGCGCGAGAGGTTGTTCCGTCCGACCCGGGCCCGTACCCCTGCCTCCGGGGCCGCCGCGCTGCCCGGGCAGCGGTCCGCGTCCACGGCCCGTTTCGCCGAGGCGCCGGGCCCGTTCCCGGAGCCCGTACGGGTGCTGACCGCAGCGTTCGACGAGCAGTGGTTGCTGCCCGACCAGCGGCTCATCGACCGGGCCCGCCCCGAGCTGTGGCGGGTCCGCGACGCTCACCAGCTGTTCGTCGTGGAGACGCCGGAACCGCTGGTCACCGCCCATCTCCCGGCCGGTCGGCTCGGCCGGATCCGCCCGCTGCACCGGCGCCCCGGCGGCGCGGAGCCCAACCTGGCACCGGGCCTGCTGCACCTGCTGGGCGAGCGGCTCGGCGGTTGGGTCACTCCCGAGGACGTGCTGTGCTGGGTCCTCGCGGCGGGCCGCCCCGGGGCCCGGGGCGCGTACGAGGTCCCGCTGGCGGCCGACCCGGAACGCTGGCGGGCCGGGCTGGAGCTCGGGCAGCGCCTGCTGACCGTCCAGTTGCGCGGGGCGCGCGGCGGTGAGCCGCCCCGGCTGCCCGGCGGGCGGCGGCCGTACGTCCGCTCGGCGGTCACGGCGTGGCCGCCGGAGCTGTCGTACGACCCGGACACCGAGACCCTGGGCCTCGGGGACGGGACCATCTCCCCCGTGCCGCCGGGAGCGTGGGAGCAGGAGTCCCAGGGCGAGCGGGTGTTGGAGTCCTGGTTCGCCGCCCGGACGGCGCACCGCTCGGACGGTGTGGACGGGCTGGAGGCGCTGGGGCCCGGGGAGTGGCCGCAGTCGTGGACCTCGGAACTGTTGGCGCTGGTCACGAGCCTGTCGCTGCTGGCCGATCTGGCGCCGGAGCGGGCGGCGTTCGAGCCCGGGCCGTCGATCACGGCCACCGAGCTCGAAGCCCTCGGGGTGCTGCCGCCGCCGCGCGGGGCCCGGCGCCCGGCCTCGGTGTTGGACCACCGGGAGGAGGGCCCGGGCGGCCAGTTCGCCCTGCTGTGA